From Micromonospora carbonacea:
TGCGCGGTCACCCGGGAGCCGTTGCCGAGCGCGTCCACGGCGACCGCGAGGGGGCGGCCCAGCAGGCCGGCGGCGCGGCGTACCCCCTGGTGCACCTCGCCGGGGTCGAGGGCCGCGGCCACGGCGGCGAGCAACCGCGACGGCGGCGGGCGGTCCCCGTCGAGGCGGGCCCGGGTGGCCAGCGCGGCGGCCACCGCGACCGCGACGGCGCCGGCGATGCCCTCCGGATGGGCGTGGGTGACCTCGGCGGAGGCCCGGGCCTGGGCCGCCGCCTGCCGGGTCGAGTCGGCGAACCACGCCCCGAGCGGGCCGACCCGCATCGCCGCGCCGTTGCCGCACGAGCCCTGCCCGTCGAACGCGGAAGCCGCGGCGACGGGCCACGGCGTGCCGGTGCGGATCAGACGCAGGATGGTCACCGCGCCGGGCCCGTAGCCGCGGTACGGCTCGCAGCGGTGCGCGAAGGCCAGCGCCAGCCGGTCCCGGTCGATCTCCCCGGCCTCGGTCAGCTCGGCCACCACGGAGCAGGCCATCTCGGTGTCGTCGGTCCACTGCCACGGCGTCGGCGGGAGCCGGCCGGCGGCAAGGTCGGCGGGCCGCCGGCCCGGCACGAAGAACTGCGAGCCGAGGGCGTCGCCGACGGAGAGGCCGTGCAGGCTGTCCCGGGCGAGCGCCGCGCGGGTGTCCGCGAAGAGCGTGAATGCCATGGCCGTACCAGCTTGCCCGGTCGCCGGGTGCGCCGCAACGCGCCCCGCTTGCCATCACGAGTACGGTGCTGACG
This genomic window contains:
- a CDS encoding ADP-ribosylglycohydrolase family protein, giving the protein MAFTLFADTRAALARDSLHGLSVGDALGSQFFVPGRRPADLAAGRLPPTPWQWTDDTEMACSVVAELTEAGEIDRDRLALAFAHRCEPYRGYGPGAVTILRLIRTGTPWPVAAASAFDGQGSCGNGAAMRVGPLGAWFADSTRQAAAQARASAEVTHAHPEGIAGAVAVAVAAALATRARLDGDRPPPSRLLAAVAAALDPGEVHQGVRRAAGLLGRPLAVAVDALGNGSRVTAQDTVPFTLWVAATHLDDYPAAIRACVEAGGDVDTTAAIVGAVVAAHTGVGAPGGVPADWLAAREPLPDWVA